The following coding sequences lie in one Benincasa hispida cultivar B227 chromosome 6, ASM972705v1, whole genome shotgun sequence genomic window:
- the LOC120080480 gene encoding uncharacterized protein LOC120080480, with amino-acid sequence MQESPSRPTRRRRFAVDDGADLIDCSGKHCRSCTAGLVADCVAVCCCPCSVVSFLALALIKLPWMVGRRCLQRARKKRKKRKLIRRRGECDGATAAETGGCAASEEGLPEISPGSGEEEETVGNFSARFEAERIWLQLYQVGQLGFGRVSFTGNSNLWPNSN; translated from the coding sequence ATGCAAGAAAGCCCATCTCGACCCACACGGCGTCGTAGATTCGCCGTGGACGACGGCGCCGATCTAATCGACTGCTCCGGCAAGCACTGCCGGTCGTGCACTGCCGGATTGGTGGCGGATTGTGTCGCCGTCTGCTGCTGCCCGTGCTCGGTGGTCAGCTTCTTGGCTCTGGCTCTGATCAAACTGCCGTGGATGGTCGGGCGGCGGTGTCTGCAGCGGGCcagaaagaagaggaagaagaggaaattGATTCGCCGGAGAGGGGAATGCGACGGCGCTACGGCGGCGGAGACTGGTGGGTGTGCGGCAAGTGAGGAGGGGTTGCCGGAAATTTCGCCGGGATCGGGCGAGGAAGAAGAGACGGTGGGGAATTTCAGTGCAAGATTTGAAGCAGAGAGAATTTGGCTGCAATTGTATCAGGTGGGTCAGTTGGGATTTGGAAGAGTTTCTTTCACTGGGAATTCAAATCTTTGGCCTAATTCCAAttag